One genomic region from Mesorhizobium terrae encodes:
- a CDS encoding ABC transporter permease: MRAFVIAVFAFLYLPIVLVVLFSFNAGRHASDFTGFSTQWYGLALSNPFLTEALKNSLFVATFSALLAAISGTAAALGLTRVAPRTRAIFDALLGAAIVVPGVVIGIATLVALVQLFAVLNPVVASLWPGEQPPKLALGYGSIIAAHGLFSMALVTMIVRTRLASLDRSLVEASGDLYATPLTTFRSIVLPQIMPAVLAGFLLAFTFSFDDFIIAFFVAGSKTTLPIYVFASIRRGVTPEINAIATIVLLASVLIVVLSQVLLRQRQKPSA, encoded by the coding sequence ATGCGTGCCTTCGTCATCGCCGTTTTTGCCTTCCTTTACCTGCCGATCGTGCTGGTGGTGCTGTTTTCGTTTAACGCAGGCCGACACGCCAGCGATTTCACCGGGTTTTCAACCCAGTGGTACGGCTTAGCGCTGTCCAATCCGTTTTTGACCGAAGCGCTGAAGAACAGCCTGTTTGTCGCGACCTTCAGCGCACTGCTCGCGGCGATCTCTGGCACGGCAGCAGCACTTGGACTGACCCGCGTCGCGCCGCGCACCAGAGCGATATTCGACGCACTGCTGGGCGCTGCGATCGTTGTTCCAGGGGTTGTCATCGGGATCGCTACTCTGGTCGCCCTGGTTCAGCTTTTCGCTGTGCTCAATCCCGTGGTCGCCTCACTGTGGCCTGGCGAACAACCCCCGAAACTCGCACTCGGTTACGGGTCGATCATTGCCGCGCATGGACTGTTTTCCATGGCCCTGGTGACCATGATCGTACGCACCCGGCTCGCGAGCCTCGACCGAAGCCTGGTTGAAGCGTCGGGGGATCTCTACGCGACACCGCTGACCACCTTCCGCTCCATAGTTCTTCCGCAAATCATGCCAGCGGTGCTGGCGGGCTTCCTGCTTGCCTTCACCTTTTCCTTTGACGATTTCATCATCGCCTTCTTCGTGGCGGGCTCGAAAACGACACTGCCCATCTACGTCTTTGCTTCGATCCGTCGCGGCGTTACGCCGGAAATCAACGCCATCGCCACGATCGTGCTCTTGGCTTCGGTGCTGATTGTGGTGCTTTCGCAAGTGCTGCTGCGACAGCGCCAAAAACCATCCGCTTGA
- a CDS encoding ABC transporter permease, with protein sequence MQASTARQNLVTATLLAPSALWLFIFLVLPFVAIVVFSLGERAPEGGYQAAFTLAQYANLPARATAFWNTMILAPVGAFACLVVAYPVAYYLAMRASQRWRLVLLALIVIPFWTSLLMRTYAWMYILGGRGIPALLSLVGIEDVRLINTPGAVLLGIVYGYLPLMILPIYVSLERLDKRLLEASSDLGATPLSTFVGVTLRLSLPGVTTGFSLVMILLLGEYLIPTLLGGGKVFFIGNALVDLFLQSRNWPFGSAIAVTLVLVSVAVLAIAGRVSNRLAGSRQVDLI encoded by the coding sequence ATGCAAGCAAGCACGGCTCGCCAAAATCTTGTCACTGCGACGCTGCTGGCGCCGAGTGCCTTGTGGCTATTCATCTTTCTGGTTCTGCCCTTTGTCGCCATCGTGGTCTTCAGCCTTGGCGAACGGGCTCCGGAAGGTGGGTATCAAGCCGCCTTTACGCTTGCCCAGTATGCGAACCTGCCGGCTCGCGCCACTGCCTTCTGGAACACGATGATCCTTGCCCCGGTCGGCGCTTTTGCCTGCCTCGTGGTTGCCTATCCGGTCGCCTATTATCTTGCCATGCGCGCATCTCAGCGCTGGCGGCTGGTGCTGCTTGCCCTGATTGTCATCCCATTCTGGACAAGCCTTTTGATGCGCACTTACGCCTGGATGTACATTCTGGGCGGGCGAGGGATACCGGCGCTGCTGTCACTTGTGGGGATCGAGGATGTCCGGCTGATCAACACGCCAGGCGCAGTGCTGCTCGGTATTGTTTACGGTTATCTGCCGCTGATGATCCTGCCGATCTATGTCAGCCTGGAGCGTCTCGACAAGCGGCTGCTCGAGGCCTCCTCTGATCTGGGCGCGACGCCCCTCTCCACCTTTGTCGGCGTAACGCTTCGCTTGTCATTGCCCGGCGTCACCACCGGCTTCTCCCTGGTGATGATCCTGCTGCTGGGAGAGTACCTCATTCCGACGTTGCTCGGTGGCGGCAAGGTCTTTTTCATCGGTAATGCGTTGGTCGATCTCTTCCTGCAATCGCGCAACTGGCCGTTCGGTTCGGCAATTGCGGTAACCCTGGTCCTTGTCTCGGTCGCAGTACTGGCGATCGCCGGTCGTGTCTCCAATCGGCTTGCCGGCTCCCGCCAGGTGGATTTGATCTGA
- a CDS encoding ABC transporter substrate-binding protein, producing MPKSYRDGLPIKAEEFVDQLMRLRRGSISRRHFLGVTGLGLATAVMGQKLGLLASHAHAENLGDRMSIATWPNYHDPATFENFKAKTGVAVEVNVFGSNEEMLAKLQAGGSGWSLFVPTNYTISTYNKLGLIEELDMSMLPNFSAASESPRFTKEGQIAGKTYAVPKNWGTTGFSVNTKKITKPLASWKDFFDVLQNEADGRGMVHDYQLTTIGSALVSLGYDFNSIKPDELAKAEELLIKVKPHLFAINSDYQPAMRATDAWISMCWTNDGAQLNRDMPELAYVLGKDGGEIWTDYYAIPKDAPNKAAGYALLNYLMDPANAAKEHTANGAPATDSRVLALLPTNVTSNKIVYPEEASLTPLEFGAAVTLTDPSRAEVMARFKAA from the coding sequence ATGCCGAAATCATATCGGGACGGCCTGCCGATTAAAGCCGAAGAATTCGTTGATCAGTTGATGCGCCTCAGGCGCGGTTCCATCAGCCGCCGCCATTTCCTTGGCGTGACCGGCCTCGGCCTGGCGACCGCGGTCATGGGACAAAAGCTTGGTTTGTTGGCATCTCATGCGCACGCCGAAAATCTCGGCGACCGCATGTCGATCGCCACCTGGCCGAATTATCACGACCCAGCCACTTTTGAGAATTTCAAAGCCAAGACTGGCGTTGCCGTCGAAGTCAACGTGTTCGGCTCCAATGAAGAAATGCTGGCCAAACTGCAGGCCGGCGGCTCGGGCTGGAGCCTGTTCGTGCCGACCAACTACACCATTTCGACCTACAACAAGCTTGGACTGATCGAAGAACTCGACATGTCAATGCTACCCAATTTCTCCGCCGCGTCCGAGAGCCCGCGTTTCACCAAGGAAGGGCAGATCGCCGGCAAGACCTATGCCGTGCCCAAGAATTGGGGGACGACAGGTTTTTCGGTCAACACCAAGAAAATCACAAAGCCGCTGGCCAGCTGGAAGGACTTCTTTGACGTCCTGCAGAACGAGGCCGACGGGCGCGGCATGGTGCATGACTATCAACTGACGACGATCGGCAGCGCCCTGGTTTCGCTTGGCTATGATTTCAATTCCATCAAGCCGGACGAACTCGCCAAGGCCGAAGAACTGCTGATCAAGGTCAAGCCGCACCTCTTCGCGATCAACAGCGACTATCAGCCGGCGATGCGCGCAACCGATGCCTGGATCAGCATGTGCTGGACAAACGACGGTGCACAACTCAACCGCGATATGCCGGAACTGGCCTATGTGCTGGGCAAGGACGGTGGCGAGATTTGGACAGATTACTACGCCATTCCCAAGGACGCGCCCAACAAGGCTGCCGGCTATGCGCTGCTCAACTATCTGATGGACCCGGCCAACGCTGCAAAGGAGCACACCGCCAATGGCGCGCCGGCTACGGACAGCCGCGTGCTCGCCCTGCTGCCGACCAATGTCACCTCCAACAAGATTGTCTATCCGGAAGAAGCCTCGCTCACTCCGCTTGAATTCGGAGCAGCGGTAACCCTCACAGATCCTAGCCGCGCCGAAGTCATGGCGCGTTTCAAGGCAGCGTAG
- a CDS encoding ABC transporter ATP-binding protein, producing MVATPVSDVQFRNVTKRYGSVTAVSGIDLAVPPAAFVALLGPSGCGKTTCLRMIGGFEQPSEGQVLIRGADMAGVQPYRRPVNMVFQHYALFPHLNVEENISYGLRQARPRLAARDIHFRADEALAMVRLAGYGQRKVHELSGGQQQRVALARAIVNKPTVLLLDEPLAALDKKLRTDMQIELQNLQRELGITFVLVTHDQEEALSMSDLVCVMNGGRIVQLGQPNAIYNEPADLFVAGFVGKTNLLSGKVAGNFVDAVDVVLANGTVIPARKNTPLAMGEAVSVSVRPEAVRLVPPRQDGLEGTIANRIFLGSTIEYAIQVPGIGILLASASHSGDALFAPGQIASIAFNPNAPMAFAGTKNNEITQRERNHAEIISGRPAD from the coding sequence TTGGTTGCAACGCCGGTTTCTGATGTCCAATTTCGCAATGTGACCAAACGCTACGGCAGCGTGACGGCAGTAAGCGGTATTGACCTTGCGGTGCCGCCTGCTGCTTTCGTAGCCCTTCTTGGCCCATCCGGATGCGGCAAGACGACCTGCCTGCGGATGATCGGCGGCTTCGAGCAGCCGAGCGAGGGCCAGGTGCTGATCCGTGGCGCCGATATGGCAGGCGTTCAGCCCTATCGGCGTCCAGTCAATATGGTGTTCCAGCACTACGCTCTTTTCCCCCACTTGAATGTCGAAGAAAACATCAGCTACGGGCTGCGCCAGGCACGGCCGCGGCTTGCCGCACGCGACATCCATTTCAGGGCCGACGAGGCACTCGCCATGGTTCGGCTCGCTGGCTATGGCCAACGCAAGGTTCATGAACTTTCGGGCGGCCAGCAGCAACGCGTCGCGCTGGCAAGGGCAATCGTCAACAAGCCAACAGTCCTGCTGCTCGACGAGCCATTGGCTGCGCTCGACAAGAAACTGCGCACGGACATGCAGATCGAGTTGCAGAACCTGCAGCGCGAGCTTGGCATCACCTTTGTCCTGGTCACCCACGACCAGGAGGAAGCACTTTCAATGAGCGATCTCGTCTGCGTCATGAATGGTGGGCGTATCGTTCAACTGGGGCAGCCGAACGCGATCTACAATGAACCCGCCGATCTGTTCGTCGCAGGGTTTGTCGGCAAGACGAACCTGCTTTCGGGCAAGGTGGCGGGCAATTTCGTCGACGCCGTCGACGTGGTTCTTGCCAACGGCACGGTGATCCCTGCGCGAAAGAACACGCCGCTGGCGATGGGTGAAGCCGTCTCTGTGAGCGTGCGTCCCGAGGCCGTGCGCCTCGTACCACCGCGACAGGACGGTCTCGAGGGGACCATCGCCAATCGCATCTTCCTCGGCTCGACGATCGAATACGCCATCCAGGTGCCAGGCATCGGCATACTTCTTGCGAGCGCCAGTCACAGCGGCGACGCCTTGTTCGCGCCGGGTCAGATCGCCTCCATCGCCTTTAATCCCAATGCGCCGATGGCGTTTGCGGGCACTAAAAACAACGAAATCACACAGAGGGAACGCAACCATGCCGAAATCATATCGGGACGGCCTGCCGATTAA
- a CDS encoding helix-turn-helix transcriptional regulator encodes MAESSSRSGDFHYLAQVVDAARQAEAPCFGQAAVNWLGRHVRFDHCVIFGYRGSTRPPALYETFSPAESHIFVTLYQAGPYLLDPFHHAAVERKEGFWRMRELAPDRFYTSEYYRSYYSQTKLAEEVGFFVPLADKEALVLSLMRLRSSGPFGTADTRLLRDMAPAVISLCRLRWPQLPSIRSTHEKAKGGAVQRSDEFERADIWKSLSLTSREKQVVDLVLQGYSTESAARMMRVAPGTVKVHRRNIYRKLGIKSQAGLFARFAEIVGLRPG; translated from the coding sequence TTGGCAGAATCTTCTTCCCGCAGCGGGGACTTTCATTATCTCGCCCAGGTCGTGGATGCCGCCCGGCAAGCTGAAGCGCCCTGTTTCGGCCAAGCCGCCGTCAATTGGTTGGGGCGCCACGTCCGCTTTGACCATTGCGTGATTTTTGGCTACCGCGGGTCGACACGACCGCCTGCGCTGTATGAGACCTTTTCCCCCGCAGAGAGCCACATCTTCGTGACGCTCTATCAAGCGGGCCCCTACCTTCTGGATCCGTTTCACCATGCAGCGGTGGAGCGGAAGGAAGGCTTTTGGCGGATGCGAGAACTCGCCCCCGACCGGTTCTACACCAGTGAGTATTACAGGTCCTATTACAGCCAGACGAAACTGGCCGAGGAAGTCGGCTTTTTCGTTCCACTTGCTGACAAGGAGGCACTTGTTCTGTCCCTGATGCGGCTGCGTTCATCCGGACCGTTTGGCACGGCCGATACCCGTCTGCTGCGAGATATGGCCCCAGCGGTGATCAGCCTATGCCGCCTGCGATGGCCGCAACTTCCCTCCATCCGGTCCACTCATGAAAAAGCAAAGGGAGGAGCAGTCCAGCGCTCCGACGAGTTTGAGCGCGCCGATATCTGGAAGAGCCTTTCGCTCACGTCCCGCGAAAAACAGGTCGTCGATCTGGTCCTTCAAGGTTATTCCACGGAGTCGGCCGCGCGCATGATGCGTGTTGCCCCGGGAACGGTTAAGGTCCATCGACGCAACATCTACCGCAAGTTGGGCATCAAATCACAAGCTGGCCTGTTTGCGCGCTTCGCCGAAATTGTCGGTTTGAGGCCAGGATGA
- a CDS encoding response regulator codes for MDNALILIIEDESEITEILETYFVREGFRTIGAGDGTIGLAHYHRLKPDLIVLDVKLPGQDGYEVLAAVRRHSDTPVIMVTALAEDLDKLQALRIGADDYVVKPFNPLEVVARAKAVLRRTKGRDTRQLFRVGPLTIDPCAYRALIERSSGSTVLELTRTEFRLLAHMAGSPNRVFERSELVDACLPEGEALERTVDSHISNLRRKLSLAGVNWLLDGVRGVGYRLSDRDG; via the coding sequence ATGGACAACGCGCTGATCCTCATTATCGAGGACGAGTCGGAAATCACTGAAATACTCGAGACGTACTTTGTTCGTGAAGGTTTTCGTACCATCGGTGCCGGCGACGGCACCATCGGCCTTGCCCACTACCATCGCCTCAAGCCCGATCTCATTGTTCTTGACGTCAAGTTGCCCGGTCAGGATGGCTACGAGGTTCTCGCGGCCGTCCGTCGGCATAGCGACACGCCGGTCATCATGGTCACCGCGCTTGCCGAAGACCTGGACAAACTGCAGGCCCTGAGGATTGGCGCCGATGACTATGTCGTCAAACCCTTCAATCCGTTGGAGGTTGTCGCCCGCGCCAAGGCTGTCCTTCGGCGAACGAAGGGCCGCGATACGCGCCAACTGTTCCGCGTTGGCCCCTTGACGATAGATCCCTGCGCATATCGGGCATTGATCGAACGCTCGTCGGGTTCGACAGTATTGGAATTGACGCGCACTGAATTCAGGCTGCTCGCTCACATGGCTGGTTCTCCGAACCGCGTGTTCGAGCGTTCTGAACTGGTTGATGCCTGTCTGCCGGAGGGAGAGGCACTGGAACGCACCGTTGACAGCCACATCAGCAACCTTCGACGCAAACTTTCCCTAGCCGGTGTCAACTGGTTGTTGGATGGTGTCCGCGGTGTGGGATACAGACTGAGCGACCGCGATGGCTAG
- a CDS encoding ATP-binding protein, translated as MASSLNRQLFRAMSALTLGAFAVMFFGWIAYYWLYDWLFPAEAMTDKLQMSDLVVLGLILAVGVSSAAIVGWLQAQRIVSPLKSVATTVRSIANGDFSARAEGTKRAFSEAESLITDFNAMAERLENAEAELRYSNSAIAHELRTPLTILRGRLQGLSDGAYEPSPEFYGRLIAHVDDLARIVEDLRTLGLSSAGRLELKLAEIDLAKEADIATTSIEQELANAGITVKRDLGRAIVFADQARIRQALLAILDNARRYAPGSVLVVETRATKDRGLIRCSDNGPGLPASSKKRVFERFWRGDDSRARSSGGSGLGLPIVKAIANAHGGDAVVSDDREIGLSIEIWLPKTRHA; from the coding sequence GTGGCCAGCAGTCTGAACCGTCAGTTGTTTCGCGCGATGAGCGCGCTGACACTCGGGGCTTTCGCTGTGATGTTTTTTGGCTGGATCGCTTACTATTGGCTATACGACTGGCTGTTTCCCGCAGAGGCCATGACCGACAAGTTGCAGATGAGCGACCTTGTCGTGCTCGGACTGATTTTGGCCGTCGGTGTCAGTTCAGCTGCGATCGTTGGATGGCTCCAAGCGCAGAGAATCGTATCGCCGCTGAAATCAGTTGCGACGACGGTTCGCTCGATCGCAAACGGTGATTTTTCCGCGCGCGCGGAAGGCACCAAGAGAGCGTTCAGTGAGGCGGAGAGCCTGATCACGGACTTCAATGCTATGGCTGAACGATTGGAAAACGCCGAGGCCGAGCTTCGATATTCAAATTCCGCGATTGCGCATGAACTGCGCACACCCTTGACCATTCTGCGAGGCCGTCTCCAAGGTCTTTCAGATGGCGCTTACGAACCGAGTCCCGAATTCTATGGTCGCTTGATTGCTCACGTCGACGACCTTGCGCGGATCGTCGAAGATTTGAGAACTCTCGGGCTTTCGAGTGCAGGCAGGCTTGAACTCAAGCTTGCCGAAATCGATCTTGCGAAGGAAGCCGATATTGCGACGACTTCGATCGAGCAAGAGTTGGCAAACGCCGGAATTACGGTCAAACGCGATCTCGGGCGCGCGATCGTCTTCGCCGATCAGGCCAGAATCCGGCAAGCTCTGCTTGCGATCCTGGATAATGCGCGCCGCTATGCCCCAGGCAGTGTCTTGGTGGTCGAGACACGCGCGACGAAGGATCGAGGGCTCATCCGGTGTAGCGACAACGGCCCGGGACTACCTGCCTCGTCAAAAAAGCGTGTCTTCGAGCGCTTCTGGCGGGGTGATGATTCAAGGGCACGATCAAGCGGGGGATCGGGACTTGGCCTTCCGATTGTGAAAGCCATTGCCAATGCACATGGCGGCGATGCCGTCGTGTCGGACGATCGCGAGATAGGTCTGTCGATCGAGATTTGGCTTCCAAAAACTCGACACGCCTAG
- a CDS encoding D-glutamate cyclase family protein has product MGRLTGSIVEDLRLVEPDRLRRLVRVGAYRGTTSGLARGKLQANVVIVPQRFAGDFHKFCLANPKACPLVGLGRAGSPFVPALGNIDIRTDAPQYSIFCYGEFMHHATHIVDLWRQDFSAFALGSSLNFEPTLVEKGVRLRHGGISGPVPKYRTGIRSRAIGPFGGKLVVAMRAIRRCDVDKVRAITARFPNAHGSPFHIGDPSILGITDLDSPDWGAAIDLSDEEVPVFWASSVTAQEALKQAELAIAITASPGHLLITDVDAMVRKGTAKVA; this is encoded by the coding sequence ATGGGACGTCTGACCGGCTCAATCGTTGAAGATTTACGGCTGGTCGAGCCCGACCGGTTGCGCCGACTGGTGAGGGTCGGAGCCTATCGAGGCACAACAAGTGGACTGGCGCGCGGCAAGCTGCAGGCGAATGTCGTGATCGTGCCGCAACGTTTCGCCGGCGATTTTCACAAGTTCTGCCTCGCCAACCCGAAGGCGTGTCCGCTGGTCGGGCTCGGTCGTGCAGGCAGCCCGTTTGTTCCGGCGCTCGGCAACATCGACATCCGCACCGATGCCCCGCAATACAGTATCTTCTGCTACGGCGAGTTCATGCACCATGCCACCCACATCGTCGATCTGTGGCGACAGGATTTCTCTGCTTTCGCGCTTGGCAGCTCCCTGAATTTCGAGCCGACGCTGGTGGAGAAGGGGGTGCGGCTGCGCCACGGAGGCATCAGCGGACCGGTGCCGAAATACCGCACCGGGATCAGAAGCCGCGCGATCGGCCCGTTTGGCGGCAAGCTGGTCGTCGCGATGCGCGCCATCAGGCGCTGCGACGTCGACAAGGTGCGGGCGATAACCGCGCGCTTTCCCAACGCTCATGGTTCCCCCTTTCATATTGGGGATCCTTCCATCCTAGGCATAACCGATCTCGACTCGCCCGATTGGGGCGCTGCTATCGACCTGAGTGACGAGGAAGTTCCCGTATTCTGGGCAAGCAGCGTGACGGCGCAGGAAGCTCTGAAGCAGGCGGAACTGGCGATAGCCATCACCGCATCTCCGGGCCATCTGCTGATCACCGATGTGGACGCCATGGTCCGCAAAGGAACCGCAAAGGTCGCCTGA
- the sctT gene encoding type III secretion system export apparatus subunit SctT encodes MQVEPLFASLRDLQLYLLAGAFVLARLGGFMLMMPLFSRVPLSGLLRNGVALALAVPILPMLVHTLAGQPIAGAMIVIYILKELLVGMALGLAMGVPFWAAEAAGDILDLQRGSSMGTLIDPMMTHETSATGTLLAIIMIAIYLAAGGLELSLNAVYDSYGLWPVERLMPVFSGGAAGIFLGLLNQLLKMALTLAFPLIVSMLLSDIVLAFLARASPHFNVFSLSLIVKTLVFCFVFVLYAAFLLSYMNRDLGFLHEAIRQIKLLSCLECR; translated from the coding sequence ATGCAGGTCGAACCGCTCTTCGCATCGCTCAGGGACCTGCAGCTCTATCTTCTGGCGGGAGCCTTCGTGTTGGCGCGCCTCGGCGGCTTCATGCTGATGATGCCGTTGTTCTCGCGCGTACCGCTGTCGGGACTGTTGCGCAACGGCGTTGCGCTGGCGCTTGCGGTCCCGATCCTGCCGATGCTCGTGCACACGCTGGCAGGGCAACCGATCGCCGGCGCGATGATCGTAATCTACATCCTCAAGGAGCTCCTGGTTGGCATGGCACTGGGGTTGGCGATGGGCGTGCCCTTCTGGGCCGCGGAAGCAGCAGGCGATATCCTCGACCTGCAGCGCGGTTCGTCCATGGGAACCTTGATCGACCCGATGATGACGCACGAGACCAGCGCCACCGGCACGCTGCTCGCCATCATCATGATCGCGATCTATCTAGCGGCAGGCGGGCTGGAACTGTCGTTGAATGCCGTCTACGACAGTTACGGTCTCTGGCCGGTCGAACGGCTGATGCCGGTGTTCAGCGGGGGTGCCGCCGGAATTTTCCTTGGTCTGTTGAACCAACTTCTGAAAATGGCGCTGACGCTGGCGTTTCCTCTCATCGTCAGCATGTTGCTGTCCGATATCGTGCTGGCCTTTCTGGCGCGCGCCTCGCCGCATTTCAATGTCTTCAGCCTGTCGCTGATCGTAAAGACGCTGGTCTTCTGCTTCGTCTTCGTCCTCTACGCGGCCTTTCTTTTATCCTACATGAACCGCGATCTCGGCTTCCTGCATGAGGCGATACGGCAGATCAAATTGCTCAGCTGTTTGGAGTGCCGATGA
- a CDS encoding EscS/YscS/HrcS family type III secretion system export apparatus protein, with amino-acid sequence MNSDFILAKVQNALITVLLASSPAIIAALAVGLLVGLAQALTQIQDQSLPQTIKLVVILVVIIVVGPLIAQQIAEQASAVFDEFPSATR; translated from the coding sequence GTGAACAGCGATTTCATCCTCGCGAAAGTCCAGAATGCGCTGATAACGGTGCTGCTCGCCTCCAGTCCGGCCATCATAGCAGCCTTGGCCGTCGGGCTTTTGGTCGGACTCGCCCAGGCTTTGACGCAGATCCAGGATCAGTCTCTGCCGCAGACGATCAAGCTGGTCGTGATCCTCGTGGTCATCATCGTCGTCGGCCCGCTGATTGCCCAGCAGATCGCCGAACAGGCCTCGGCGGTGTTTGACGAATTTCCGTCCGCGACCCGGTGA
- the sctR gene encoding type III secretion system export apparatus subunit SctR produces the protein MLEASPNLLGILVAVGFVGLLPLAVVTMTGFLKISVVLFLIRNALGVQQMPPNLVLYGIALVLTVYVTTPLISEMGTRLQEGQVQFQTTDDLARAAQLVKQPLQQHLIKFTQPRERQFFLDGTARLWPEQARQNVKDDDLSILVPAFVASELTRAFEIGFLLYIPFLIIDIVVANILMTLGMIMVSPVLISIPLKLLLFVAIDGWSRLMHGLILSYS, from the coding sequence ATGCTTGAAGCTTCGCCAAATCTCCTCGGAATTCTGGTTGCGGTCGGCTTTGTCGGCCTGCTGCCGCTCGCCGTCGTCACCATGACGGGATTCCTGAAGATTTCGGTGGTGCTGTTTCTCATCCGCAATGCCCTTGGCGTGCAGCAGATGCCCCCGAATCTCGTGCTTTATGGGATCGCGCTGGTGCTGACGGTCTATGTCACCACCCCGCTGATCAGTGAAATGGGGACAAGGCTGCAGGAAGGGCAAGTGCAGTTCCAGACCACGGACGATCTTGCCCGCGCCGCGCAGTTGGTAAAACAGCCTCTGCAGCAGCACCTGATCAAATTCACCCAACCGCGCGAACGCCAGTTCTTTCTCGACGGAACCGCGCGCCTGTGGCCCGAGCAGGCGCGCCAGAATGTCAAGGACGACGACCTTTCCATCCTGGTTCCGGCCTTTGTCGCTTCGGAGCTTACCCGGGCCTTCGAGATCGGGTTCCTGCTCTACATACCCTTCCTGATCATCGACATCGTCGTTGCCAACATCCTCATGACGCTCGGCATGATCATGGTTTCGCCGGTGCTGATCTCGATCCCACTGAAACTACTGCTTTTCGTCGCCATAGACGGCTGGTCGCGGCTGATGCACGGCCTCATTCTCAGTTACAGCTGA
- the sctQ gene encoding type III secretion system cytoplasmic ring protein SctQ, with amino-acid sequence MSRALTTAKAATRRKPAGRNLNGALITDALDLARVSAEQVVALNTFYKHRRAADITLAGQPAKIVTDWSAAQSDDQPSCTLRFKIGEHSAELSVPLSLTEQLLATVDKTARLGTLLPQHAALLLETAMADQLDWFEAKLQAPIELATVEKREPPAEAAPFGFVLSVGEQPAKCALRLNDGELLSRLSKLLDETDRSEASFPAALPVPVRLWCDVLATSLGEVRELEPGDVVLFAEQAEAVLVIGDRLIAPVSISASGTQLSAAPAVIAGSKWEWMMGQDTGTASQALDDATLDDLPVALAFEVGRKAMPLGDIRKLSAGAIVQLDATGQGVDILANGKRVGQGEMVRIGESLGVRVTRMFDNA; translated from the coding sequence ATGTCTCGAGCCCTGACGACAGCGAAGGCTGCCACGCGGCGCAAACCCGCTGGGCGAAATCTCAACGGCGCTCTCATCACCGATGCTCTGGATCTGGCAAGGGTTTCGGCGGAACAGGTCGTGGCCCTGAACACCTTCTATAAACACCGTCGCGCGGCCGACATCACCCTGGCCGGACAGCCGGCGAAGATCGTAACCGACTGGTCGGCCGCCCAATCCGATGATCAGCCATCATGCACGCTGCGCTTCAAGATCGGAGAACATTCCGCCGAGCTTTCCGTGCCGCTCTCGCTCACCGAGCAGTTGCTGGCCACGGTGGACAAGACGGCAAGGCTAGGGACCCTTTTGCCTCAACACGCGGCTCTCCTTCTGGAAACTGCCATGGCCGACCAACTCGACTGGTTCGAAGCGAAGCTGCAGGCTCCGATAGAACTCGCCACAGTCGAAAAGCGAGAGCCGCCGGCTGAGGCGGCGCCATTCGGCTTTGTTTTGTCTGTCGGCGAACAACCGGCGAAGTGCGCCCTGCGACTGAATGACGGCGAGTTGCTTTCAAGGCTTAGCAAACTTCTGGACGAAACAGACCGCAGCGAAGCTTCGTTTCCGGCCGCGCTGCCTGTGCCGGTTCGCCTGTGGTGCGATGTTCTCGCCACCAGCCTCGGCGAAGTGAGGGAGTTGGAGCCAGGCGATGTCGTGTTGTTTGCCGAACAAGCGGAGGCAGTGCTTGTCATCGGCGACAGGCTGATCGCGCCCGTCAGCATAAGCGCGTCAGGGACACAGCTGTCTGCCGCACCAGCCGTTATTGCCGGATCGAAATGGGAGTGGATGATGGGTCAGGACACTGGAACCGCAAGCCAGGCGCTGGACGATGCGACACTCGACGATCTGCCGGTTGCGCTGGCGTTCGAGGTCGGCCGCAAGGCAATGCCGCTTGGCGACATCCGAAAACTGAGCGCCGGCGCCATCGTGCAGTTGGACGCAACCGGACAGGGCGTGGACATCCTGGCCAATGGCAAGCGGGTCGGGCAGGGCGAAATGGTCAGGATAGGCGAAAGCCTTGGCGTGCGGGTCACCCGCATGTTCGACAATGCTTGA